The following are from one region of the Pseudohongiella spirulinae genome:
- the rpsD gene encoding 30S ribosomal protein S4 — MARYLGPKCKLARREGTDLFLKSGVRPLDSKCKAETIPGQHGARRGRLSDYGVQLREKQKVRRIYGVLERQFRTYYKEAARRKGATGENLLQLLESRLDNVVYRMGFGATRSEARQLVSHKAILVNGSVVNVPSYQIAPGDVVAVREKAKEQLRIKSALELAGQRTPAEWISVDTGKLEGQFTRKPDRADLSADINENLIVELYSK, encoded by the coding sequence ATGGCCCGCTATCTAGGCCCAAAATGCAAATTAGCACGTCGTGAAGGAACGGATCTGTTCCTGAAAAGTGGCGTTCGTCCACTTGATAGCAAGTGCAAGGCTGAAACAATTCCGGGTCAGCACGGTGCCCGTCGTGGTCGTCTGTCCGATTACGGTGTGCAGCTGCGTGAAAAGCAGAAAGTGCGTCGAATTTATGGAGTGCTGGAGCGTCAGTTCCGTACCTATTATAAGGAAGCGGCTCGTCGCAAGGGTGCTACAGGCGAGAACCTTCTGCAGTTGCTGGAGTCGCGCCTGGATAACGTGGTTTATCGTATGGGTTTTGGCGCCACTCGCTCAGAAGCCCGTCAATTGGTGTCGCACAAGGCAATTTTGGTTAACGGTAGCGTAGTTAACGTACCTTCTTACCAGATTGCCCCCGGTGATGTTGTGGCTGTTCGAGAGAAAGCTAAAGAGCAGTTGCGCATCAAGTCCGCACTGGAGCTGGCTGGTCAGCGCACTCCCGCTGAGTGGATCAGTGTTGATACTGGCAAGCTTGAAGGGCAGTTTACCCGCAAGCCAGACCGTGCTGACTTGTCAGCAGATATCAACGAAAACCTGATCGTCGAGCTTTACTCCAAGTAA
- the rplP gene encoding 50S ribosomal protein L16 yields the protein MLQPKRTKFRKVQKGRNRGLSHRGSKVDFGEFGLKAIGRGRLTARQIEAARRAMTRHVKRGGKIWIRVFPDKPITQKPLEVRQGKGKGSVEYWVAQIQPGRVMFEIEGVDESLAREAFQLAASKLPFETSFVKRTVM from the coding sequence ATGTTACAACCAAAACGTACCAAGTTCAGAAAGGTGCAGAAGGGACGCAACCGCGGACTTTCGCATCGTGGTAGTAAAGTCGATTTCGGCGAGTTTGGCCTGAAGGCCATCGGTCGCGGACGTCTGACTGCCCGTCAGATTGAGGCAGCGCGTCGGGCTATGACACGTCATGTTAAACGTGGTGGAAAAATCTGGATTCGAGTGTTTCCTGACAAGCCCATTACTCAAAAGCCTCTGGAAGTTCGTCAGGGTAAAGGTAAGGGTAGTGTTGAATACTGGGTTGCCCAGATTCAGCCAGGTCGTGTGATGTTTGAGATCGAAGGCGTTGACGAAAGTCTGGCGCGCGAAGCGTTTCAGCTGGCTGCATCCAAGCTGCCATTTGAGACCTCATTTGTAAAACGGACGGTGATGTGA
- the rpmC gene encoding 50S ribosomal protein L29, which produces MKASELREKSVAELNEQLNGLYRDQFNYRIQQRTGQLGQSHLLKAVRQDIARVKTVITEMQKSGS; this is translated from the coding sequence ATGAAAGCCAGCGAATTGCGTGAAAAGTCAGTTGCAGAGCTGAACGAGCAGCTCAATGGCCTGTATCGTGATCAGTTCAATTACAGGATCCAGCAGCGTACCGGCCAGCTCGGGCAGAGTCACTTACTGAAGGCGGTCAGACAGGACATTGCTCGTGTCAAGACAGTCATCACAGAAATGCAGAAGAGTGGGTCCTGA
- the rpmD gene encoding 50S ribosomal protein L30: protein MANKTVKVTLVRSPIGTMERHRQCLKGLGLRRMHQTVELQDTPAIRGIINKISYMLQVEG from the coding sequence ATGGCGAACAAAACAGTTAAGGTTACGCTGGTACGTAGTCCGATTGGCACGATGGAGCGTCATCGTCAGTGCCTGAAGGGGCTCGGCCTGCGTCGTATGCACCAGACCGTGGAACTGCAGGATACACCTGCGATTCGCGGCATTATCAACAAAATCAGCTACATGCTGCAGGTTGAGGGATAA
- the rpsS gene encoding 30S ribosomal protein S19, translating into MPRSLKKGPFIDLHLMKKVQAARDANDKRPIKTWSRRSMVSPDMLGLTIAVHNGQQHVPVFVSEDMVGHKLGEFAMTRTYRGHVADKKAKR; encoded by the coding sequence GTGCCACGTTCACTGAAAAAAGGTCCTTTCATAGACCTTCATTTAATGAAAAAAGTGCAGGCAGCGCGCGATGCCAATGACAAGCGTCCGATCAAGACCTGGTCTCGTCGCTCGATGGTTTCTCCAGACATGCTCGGGCTGACGATAGCTGTACACAATGGCCAGCAGCACGTGCCGGTATTTGTGTCAGAGGATATGGTTGGCCACAAGTTGGGTGAATTCGCCATGACGCGCACCTATCGCGGTCATGTCGCTGACAAGAAAGCCAAGCGCTGA
- the rpsK gene encoding 30S ribosomal protein S11, whose amino-acid sequence MAKPAAKAAPKKKARKAVIDGIAFIHASFNNTIVTITDRQGNALSWATSGGSGFRGSRKSTPFAAQVAAERAGKTAIELYGLKNLDVKVNGPGPGRESAVRALNACGLKIGLITDVTPIPHNGCRPPKKRRV is encoded by the coding sequence ATGGCAAAGCCAGCAGCTAAAGCAGCTCCGAAAAAGAAGGCGCGTAAAGCAGTCATCGACGGAATTGCATTTATACATGCTTCCTTCAACAATACTATCGTGACGATTACTGATCGTCAGGGTAACGCATTGAGCTGGGCGACATCCGGTGGGTCCGGTTTCCGTGGTTCACGGAAGAGTACGCCGTTCGCTGCCCAGGTTGCTGCTGAGCGCGCTGGTAAAACAGCCATTGAATTATATGGTTTGAAGAATCTTGACGTTAAAGTTAATGGTCCTGGTCCGGGTCGGGAGTCTGCGGTACGTGCCCTGAATGCATGTGGCCTGAAAATTGGCCTGATCACTGATGTGACGCCAATACCGCATAACGGTTGCCGCCCACCAAAGAAACGTCGTGTTTGA
- the secY gene encoding preprotein translocase subunit SecY: protein MAKKPNMAGEGIGAGLGELKARLLFVLFAIFVYRVGTHIPVPGIDPAQLANMFSQNEGTFLGLFNMFSGGALERMSIVALGIMPYISASIIMQLLSAVNPYLAQLKKEGESGRRKITQYTRYGALALALVQGTGMAVGLLAPMAYNPGFGFTFTAIVSLVTGAMFMMWLGEQITERGVGNGISLLIFAGIVAGLPAAIGNSLSQAYEGQISGLLLFVVAIIAVIVVAGIVYIERGQRRITVNYAKRQQGNKMYQAQSSHLPLKVNMAGVIPAIFASSILLFPASIGQWFGQAEGAEWLQDLALLIGPGQPLYIILFSAMIIFFCFFYTALVFNPKDVADNLKRSGAFIPGIRPGEQTAKYIDSVLTRLTMFGAIYITIVCLLPNFFQMMANVPFNLGGTALLIVVVVSMDFMSQVQAHLMSHQYDSLMKKSNLGSFGRGR, encoded by the coding sequence ATGGCAAAGAAACCCAATATGGCAGGTGAAGGGATCGGTGCAGGGCTGGGCGAGCTGAAGGCTCGCCTGTTGTTCGTACTGTTTGCCATTTTTGTATATCGGGTCGGTACGCATATTCCTGTGCCCGGCATCGATCCGGCTCAATTGGCGAACATGTTCAGCCAGAACGAAGGGACCTTCCTCGGGCTGTTTAATATGTTTTCCGGCGGCGCACTGGAGCGAATGAGTATTGTTGCCCTGGGCATCATGCCTTATATATCAGCCTCTATCATCATGCAGTTGCTCAGTGCGGTGAATCCGTATCTGGCGCAGTTAAAAAAGGAAGGTGAGTCCGGGCGTCGCAAGATTACCCAATACACCCGTTACGGTGCCTTGGCCCTTGCTTTGGTTCAGGGTACCGGCATGGCGGTCGGCTTGTTGGCACCAATGGCATACAACCCTGGCTTTGGCTTCACCTTTACAGCCATCGTCTCCTTGGTGACTGGTGCCATGTTCATGATGTGGCTTGGTGAGCAGATCACTGAGCGTGGGGTAGGCAACGGTATCTCGCTGCTGATCTTTGCCGGCATCGTGGCAGGACTGCCAGCGGCGATAGGTAACTCTCTGTCGCAGGCTTATGAAGGTCAGATTAGCGGCCTGTTACTGTTTGTTGTGGCCATAATTGCTGTGATTGTTGTCGCGGGTATTGTTTACATAGAGCGCGGTCAACGTCGAATTACCGTTAACTATGCTAAACGACAGCAGGGCAACAAGATGTATCAGGCGCAGTCCAGCCACTTGCCTCTCAAAGTCAATATGGCTGGTGTTATTCCGGCCATTTTTGCCAGCAGTATTTTGTTGTTCCCGGCGTCCATCGGCCAGTGGTTTGGTCAGGCGGAAGGCGCGGAATGGTTACAGGACCTCGCGTTGTTAATTGGTCCAGGACAGCCGCTGTACATTATTTTGTTCAGTGCCATGATCATATTCTTCTGCTTCTTCTATACGGCGCTGGTGTTTAACCCGAAAGACGTTGCAGACAACCTGAAGCGTTCGGGAGCCTTTATTCCCGGAATCAGGCCGGGTGAACAGACCGCGAAATATATCGATTCGGTGCTGACGCGTCTGACAATGTTTGGTGCCATTTACATCACGATTGTGTGTCTGTTGCCTAACTTTTTCCAGATGATGGCAAACGTGCCATTCAATCTGGGTGGTACCGCACTATTGATTGTTGTTGTCGTGAGTATGGATTTTATGTCGCAGGTGCAGGCGCATCTTATGTCTCATCAATATGATTCATTGATGAAAAAGTCGAACCTGGGAAGCTTTGGTCGGGGTCGCTAA
- the rpsE gene encoding 30S ribosomal protein S5: protein MALRDEAKKNEEGLQEKLIQVNRVAKVVKGGRIFAFTALTAVGDGNGRVGFGRGKAREVPLAIQKAMEAARRNMISVSLDGNTLEYPVKARHGASKIYMQPASEGTGIIAGGAMRAVLELAGIQNVLAKCYGSTNPVNVVNATFKGLKEMRAAESVAAKRGKTLEEILG, encoded by the coding sequence ATGGCACTGAGAGACGAGGCGAAAAAGAACGAAGAAGGTTTACAGGAGAAGTTGATCCAGGTAAACCGTGTCGCCAAAGTGGTTAAGGGTGGACGTATTTTCGCCTTTACTGCGTTGACAGCAGTTGGTGATGGTAACGGCCGTGTTGGTTTCGGTCGCGGTAAAGCGCGCGAAGTGCCTCTGGCTATCCAGAAGGCTATGGAAGCAGCCCGTCGCAACATGATTTCAGTTTCACTGGACGGCAACACGCTCGAGTATCCGGTTAAGGCACGTCATGGCGCATCCAAGATCTACATGCAGCCAGCTTCGGAAGGTACCGGCATCATCGCTGGTGGCGCGATGCGCGCAGTGCTTGAGCTGGCTGGTATTCAGAACGTACTGGCCAAGTGTTATGGCTCAACCAATCCGGTCAACGTTGTAAACGCGACGTTTAAAGGCCTGAAAGAAATGCGTGCGGCTGAAAGTGTAGCGGCCAAGCGCGGTAAAACACTCGAAGAGATCCTGGGTTAA
- the rplR gene encoding 50S ribosomal protein L18, which yields MNDKNQARIRRARRTRAKIAELGVNRLCIYRTPRHIYAQVISPDGGQVLAAASTVEKELRGGATGNIEAAGKIGALIAERAKKAGLSKVAFDRSGYNYHGRVKALADAAREGGLEF from the coding sequence ATGAACGATAAAAATCAGGCTCGTATCCGTCGCGCACGACGCACTCGGGCCAAAATTGCGGAATTAGGCGTTAATCGTCTGTGCATCTATCGCACTCCGCGTCATATCTATGCACAGGTTATCTCTCCTGATGGCGGCCAGGTATTGGCTGCAGCATCAACAGTAGAGAAGGAACTTCGTGGTGGAGCGACAGGAAATATTGAGGCAGCCGGTAAAATAGGTGCATTGATTGCTGAGCGCGCTAAAAAAGCGGGTCTGAGCAAGGTGGCATTCGATCGTTCCGGATATAACTACCACGGTCGTGTTAAGGCACTGGCTGACGCGGCGCGAGAAGGCGGCTTGGAATTTTAA
- the rplB gene encoding 50S ribosomal protein L2 — MAVVKCKPTSPGRRFVVKIVNPELHKGEPYAGLVAPKSKTGGRNNAGRITRRHAGGGHKQKYRIIDFRRNKDGIAAKVERLEYDPNRTANIALLLYADGERRYIIAPAKVSAGDTLFSGESAPIKTGNCLPLRNVPLGSTVHCVELKPGKGAQVARSAGGSAQLVAKEGNYVTLRLKSGEMRKVLADCRATLGEVSNSEHSLRSLGKAGAKRWRGVRPTVRGVAMNPVDHPHGGGEGRTSGGRHPVTPWGKPTKGYKTRTNKRTTNMIVRRRNASR, encoded by the coding sequence ATGGCAGTTGTAAAATGTAAACCCACTTCGCCAGGACGTCGTTTTGTCGTCAAGATCGTCAACCCCGAGCTTCACAAAGGTGAGCCGTATGCCGGTCTGGTGGCGCCCAAGTCCAAAACGGGTGGCAGAAATAATGCGGGTCGCATCACGCGCCGTCATGCGGGTGGTGGGCATAAGCAGAAGTATCGCATTATCGATTTTCGTCGCAACAAAGATGGCATCGCCGCCAAGGTAGAGCGTCTTGAGTACGATCCGAATCGTACCGCTAATATTGCGCTGTTGCTGTATGCGGACGGTGAGCGTCGTTACATCATCGCGCCGGCTAAAGTAAGTGCGGGTGACACGCTGTTCTCCGGTGAATCTGCGCCTATCAAGACAGGTAACTGCCTGCCGCTGCGTAATGTGCCGCTGGGTAGCACTGTTCACTGTGTTGAGCTGAAGCCTGGTAAAGGTGCTCAGGTTGCGCGCAGTGCGGGTGGTTCTGCGCAATTGGTAGCTAAAGAAGGTAACTACGTTACTCTGCGTCTCAAGTCTGGCGAAATGCGTAAAGTGCTTGCCGATTGTCGCGCTACTCTGGGTGAGGTTTCAAACTCGGAGCACAGTCTGCGCTCGTTGGGTAAGGCCGGTGCCAAGCGCTGGCGGGGTGTTCGCCCCACAGTTCGTGGTGTGGCGATGAACCCGGTTGATCACCCGCACGGTGGTGGTGAGGGTCGCACCTCCGGTGGTCGTCATCCTGTGACGCCATGGGGTAAGCCGACCAAGGGCTACAAGACCAGAACTAACAAGCGTACGACTAATATGATCGTCCGTCGCAGAAATGCTAGCCGATAA
- the rplN gene encoding 50S ribosomal protein L14, with translation MIQVQSYLDVADNSGAKRVMCIKVLGGSHRRYARIGDVIKVAVKEAIPRGKVKKGQVLSALVVRTKKGVRRSDGSLIKFDDNAAILLNNQQAPIGTRVFGPVTRELRTEKFMRIISLAPEVL, from the coding sequence ATGATTCAGGTACAGTCATATTTAGATGTGGCAGACAACAGTGGTGCCAAGCGCGTTATGTGTATTAAAGTGCTGGGCGGTTCCCACCGTCGTTATGCCCGCATCGGGGATGTCATTAAAGTGGCAGTAAAAGAAGCGATTCCCCGGGGCAAAGTCAAAAAAGGTCAGGTGTTGTCAGCATTGGTTGTTCGCACCAAGAAAGGTGTTCGCAGAAGCGACGGCTCGCTGATCAAGTTTGATGATAATGCAGCCATTTTGCTGAACAACCAGCAGGCGCCAATCGGAACGCGTGTATTCGGGCCAGTAACTCGTGAGTTGCGAACCGAGAAGTTCATGCGAATCATCTCCCTGGCACCAGAAGTGCTGTGA
- the rpsM gene encoding 30S ribosomal protein S13: MARIAGVNIPDNKHLVISLSYIYGIGATRAKLICESVGIAPSTKTSDLSPEDLDNVRAEVGKFTVEGDLRREVSMSIKRLMDLGCFRGIRHRRSLPVRGQRTKTNARTRKGPRKPIRK; this comes from the coding sequence ATGGCACGTATTGCCGGTGTCAACATACCAGATAACAAGCACCTGGTTATTTCCCTGAGTTATATCTACGGGATCGGCGCCACGCGCGCAAAGTTGATTTGCGAAAGCGTTGGTATCGCTCCTTCGACCAAGACCAGTGATCTGTCACCGGAAGATTTGGATAACGTGCGTGCCGAAGTGGGCAAGTTTACCGTAGAAGGTGATTTGCGCCGCGAAGTCTCCATGAGCATTAAGCGTCTGATGGATCTGGGCTGCTTCCGTGGTATTCGTCATCGTCGCTCGTTGCCTGTTCGTGGCCAGCGTACCAAGACCAATGCCCGCACCCGTAAAGGTCCGCGCAAGCCAATTCGTAAATAA
- the rpsN gene encoding 30S ribosomal protein S14, with amino-acid sequence MAKKSMIAREEKRTRTVARFAAKRAALKAIIADVNASDDDKWQAQIQLQKQPRDASPARQQKRCRITGRPHGVYRKFGICRHKLREAAMRGDVPGLTKASW; translated from the coding sequence ATGGCTAAGAAGTCTATGATTGCACGCGAGGAAAAACGTACTCGTACTGTTGCTCGATTTGCTGCCAAGCGCGCTGCGCTGAAAGCAATCATTGCTGATGTGAACGCGAGTGATGATGACAAGTGGCAGGCACAGATCCAGTTGCAGAAGCAACCGCGAGATGCCAGCCCGGCGCGTCAGCAGAAGCGTTGTCGTATCACTGGCCGTCCACACGGCGTGTATAGAAAATTTGGTATTTGTCGTCACAAACTGCGTGAAGCAGCGATGCGCGGCGATGTGCCTGGACTGACCAAGGCTAGCTGGTAA
- the rplX gene encoding 50S ribosomal protein L24, whose product MRKIKANDEVIVITGKDKGKRGTVSRLVGDNKVIVGGINIVKRHTKPNPNAGVTGGIVEKEAALDISNVAIFNPETNKADRVGFLVEDGKKKRIFKSTNKVID is encoded by the coding sequence ATGCGTAAGATTAAAGCGAATGATGAAGTGATTGTCATCACCGGTAAAGACAAGGGGAAACGCGGTACTGTTTCTCGACTGGTTGGAGACAACAAGGTGATTGTTGGTGGCATTAATATTGTCAAACGACACACCAAGCCCAATCCGAATGCCGGAGTAACGGGTGGTATTGTTGAAAAAGAGGCTGCCCTGGATATTTCCAACGTAGCCATCTTTAATCCGGAAACCAATAAAGCTGACCGAGTTGGCTTTCTGGTTGAAGACGGAAAGAAGAAGCGGATTTTCAAATCCACAAACAAAGTCATTGATTAA
- the rpsC gene encoding 30S ribosomal protein S3, with protein MGQKVHPTGIRLGIVKKHTSVWFAEGKNYAEHLLVDLQVRDYIRKQLANASVSRVDIERPAQTARITIHTARPGIVIGKKGEDVEVLRNTLTAKMGVPVHINIEEIRKPDLDAQLVADSVAQQLERRVMFRRAMKRAVQNAMRQGAEGIKIQVGGRLGGAEIARTEWYREGRVPLHTLRADIDYATSEASTTYGIIGVKVWIFKGEILDLKEAPAAPQKASK; from the coding sequence ATGGGTCAGAAAGTACATCCAACCGGAATTCGGCTTGGTATAGTTAAAAAGCACACTTCAGTCTGGTTTGCTGAAGGCAAAAATTATGCTGAGCATTTGCTGGTTGACTTGCAGGTGCGTGATTACATCCGCAAGCAACTCGCCAATGCGTCTGTTTCACGTGTTGATATTGAACGTCCGGCTCAGACAGCTCGGATTACCATTCATACAGCCCGTCCGGGTATCGTGATTGGTAAGAAGGGGGAAGATGTTGAGGTGCTGCGTAATACGCTGACGGCCAAAATGGGTGTGCCGGTCCATATCAATATCGAAGAGATTCGCAAGCCCGATCTGGATGCGCAGTTAGTGGCAGACAGTGTGGCTCAGCAGCTCGAGCGTCGTGTAATGTTCCGTCGTGCCATGAAGCGTGCGGTTCAGAATGCAATGCGCCAGGGCGCTGAAGGTATCAAGATTCAGGTGGGCGGTCGTCTGGGTGGCGCGGAGATTGCGCGTACCGAGTGGTATCGCGAAGGTCGTGTACCGCTGCATACATTGCGTGCTGATATCGATTATGCAACCTCTGAAGCAAGCACAACATACGGAATCATTGGCGTTAAGGTCTGGATTTTCAAAGGCGAGATCCTGGATCTGAAAGAAGCCCCCGCGGCTCCGCAAAAAGCGTCCAAGTAG
- the rplF gene encoding 50S ribosomal protein L6: MSRVAKNPISLPKGVETTIAGNAVTVKGSKGSLNLDLHNDVQIEKDGDVLRVSPRNESRAAVALAGTFRALVNNMVVGVSEGFQRRLLLQGVGYRAKAQGNTVNITVGYSHPIDYQLPEGVTAETPSQTEIVLSSSDKQKLGQVAAEIREFRPPEPYKGKGIRYADENVYRKEAKKK; this comes from the coding sequence ATGTCCAGAGTAGCTAAAAATCCGATTTCGCTGCCTAAAGGTGTAGAAACGACGATCGCAGGTAATGCGGTCACCGTTAAAGGCAGCAAAGGTAGTCTGAATCTTGATCTGCACAACGATGTGCAGATCGAAAAAGACGGCGATGTGCTGCGCGTATCACCCAGAAATGAGTCGCGTGCAGCAGTGGCGTTGGCCGGTACTTTCCGTGCGCTGGTCAACAATATGGTAGTGGGTGTGAGTGAAGGTTTTCAGCGTCGACTGCTGTTGCAGGGCGTAGGTTACCGTGCCAAGGCGCAGGGTAATACTGTCAACATCACTGTTGGCTATTCACACCCGATCGATTACCAACTGCCTGAGGGCGTGACAGCAGAAACGCCGTCGCAGACAGAGATTGTGCTGTCTTCTTCCGACAAGCAAAAGCTTGGTCAGGTAGCAGCAGAAATTCGGGAGTTCCGTCCGCCGGAGCCTTACAAAGGTAAGGGTATCCGATACGCTGACGAGAACGTGTACAGAAAAGAAGCCAAGAAAAAGTAG
- the rpsQ gene encoding 30S ribosomal protein S17 → MSLNETNEVKTGRVATGKVVSAKMDKSIVVLVERRVKHPVYGKFITRSSKVHAHDANNECREGDRVTVREVRPISKTKTWSLVSIDERATQI, encoded by the coding sequence ATGTCGCTTAATGAAACAAACGAAGTAAAGACCGGTCGTGTTGCGACTGGCAAAGTAGTCAGCGCCAAGATGGACAAGTCTATCGTTGTGCTGGTTGAGCGTCGGGTTAAGCACCCGGTGTACGGTAAATTTATTACTCGCTCATCCAAAGTGCATGCTCATGATGCAAATAATGAGTGTCGCGAAGGTGATCGAGTAACAGTACGAGAAGTCAGACCGATCTCCAAGACCAAAACCTGGTCTCTGGTGTCAATCGATGAGCGTGCGACGCAGATCTGA
- the rplO gene encoding 50S ribosomal protein L15 has product MHLNTLSPAPGSTQSPKRVGRGIGSGWGKTCGTGHKGQKSRSGGTVRPGFEGGQMPLQRRLPKFGFSSRVGRVTGEVRTSELSLVDGGVVNLETLRAANLINGSVKRVKVMLSGDVTQAVTVEGLRVTKGARAAIEAAGGKIVDPVTPDYVGKKKVKKATA; this is encoded by the coding sequence ATGCATTTGAATACATTGAGCCCGGCACCGGGAAGCACCCAGTCTCCGAAGCGCGTTGGACGCGGTATCGGTAGTGGTTGGGGCAAAACCTGTGGTACCGGACACAAAGGTCAGAAGTCTCGTAGCGGCGGTACTGTTCGTCCTGGTTTCGAAGGCGGTCAAATGCCTTTGCAACGTCGTCTGCCGAAATTTGGTTTCAGCTCGCGCGTTGGTCGTGTTACCGGCGAAGTGCGAACCAGTGAACTTTCTCTGGTGGATGGCGGTGTTGTTAATCTTGAGACTTTACGCGCAGCCAATCTGATTAATGGCAGCGTCAAGCGTGTCAAGGTTATGCTTTCCGGTGATGTAACTCAGGCAGTTACCGTTGAAGGTCTGCGCGTCACGAAAGGTGCTCGTGCAGCGATCGAAGCGGCTGGTGGCAAGATTGTCGATCCGGTCACTCCGGATTATGTCGGCAAGAAAAAAGTTAAGAAAGCAACTGCGTGA
- the rpsH gene encoding 30S ribosomal protein S8 — MSMSDPIADLLTRIRNAQMARLPQVSAPSSKLKVAICGVLKDEGYINGYAVSENGSKSDLTIDLKYYQGKPVIEEIKRVSRPGLRQYKGKEELPRNRQGLGVVIVSTNKGLMTDKQARAAGIGGEVLCTVF, encoded by the coding sequence ATGAGTATGTCAGATCCTATCGCAGATTTGCTGACGCGCATCCGTAATGCGCAGATGGCTCGACTGCCGCAGGTCAGCGCACCTTCTTCCAAACTGAAAGTGGCTATTTGTGGCGTCCTGAAGGACGAAGGTTATATCAACGGCTATGCTGTTAGTGAGAATGGCAGCAAAAGCGACCTGACAATTGATCTGAAATATTACCAGGGTAAGCCGGTAATTGAAGAAATCAAACGCGTCAGTCGTCCAGGTCTGCGTCAGTATAAAGGTAAAGAAGAACTGCCACGTAACAGGCAGGGTCTTGGAGTTGTTATTGTTTCAACCAATAAAGGGTTGATGACTGACAAACAGGCCCGTGCTGCCGGTATCGGTGGTGAAGTTTTGTGTACAGTATTCTGA
- the rplV gene encoding 50S ribosomal protein L22: MEVVAKLRGARLSAQKARLVADQIRGKNVEEALQLLTFSPKKGADVIKKVLNSAIANAEHNEGADVDELKVSTIYVDEGMTMKRIRPRAKGRADRILKRTCHITVKVADK; this comes from the coding sequence ATGGAAGTTGTAGCAAAATTGCGCGGCGCTCGGCTCTCTGCCCAGAAGGCGAGGCTGGTAGCTGATCAGATCCGCGGCAAAAACGTCGAAGAGGCATTGCAGCTGTTGACCTTCAGTCCCAAAAAGGGCGCTGATGTAATCAAGAAAGTGCTGAACTCTGCGATCGCTAATGCCGAGCATAATGAAGGGGCTGATGTGGATGAGTTGAAAGTATCAACGATCTATGTCGACGAAGGTATGACGATGAAGCGAATCCGTCCGCGCGCTAAAGGCCGTGCTGATCGTATCCTCAAGCGTACCTGCCACATCACCGTTAAAGTAGCCGATAAGTAG
- the rplE gene encoding 50S ribosomal protein L5, whose product MAQLKEFYKSDVVPALTKQFGFDNPMRVPRITKIVLNMGVGEAVGDKKLLDNAVAELTMISGQKPVITKARKSIAGFKIRAGWPIGCKVTLRGERMYDFLDRLVDIAIPRIRDFRGLNPKAFDGRGNYAMGVTEQIIFPEIEYDKIDKLRGLDITITTTAQNDEEGRALLSAMRFPFKALTGKAAAKES is encoded by the coding sequence ATGGCTCAGTTGAAAGAATTTTACAAAAGTGACGTCGTTCCTGCGCTGACAAAACAGTTCGGTTTCGACAACCCCATGCGTGTACCCCGTATCACCAAGATTGTCTTGAATATGGGAGTCGGTGAAGCTGTCGGCGACAAGAAGTTGCTGGATAACGCCGTTGCCGAGCTGACAATGATCAGCGGCCAGAAGCCGGTGATTACCAAGGCACGTAAATCCATTGCGGGTTTCAAGATCCGTGCCGGCTGGCCAATCGGGTGTAAGGTTACCCTGCGTGGCGAGCGTATGTATGACTTCCTGGATCGTCTGGTTGATATCGCTATCCCGCGTATCCGTGACTTCCGGGGTCTGAATCCGAAGGCATTTGACGGTCGCGGTAATTACGCCATGGGTGTAACCGAGCAGATCATCTTCCCGGAAATTGAATACGACAAAATTGATAAGCTGCGCGGTCTGGATATCACTATCACAACGACTGCCCAGAACGACGAAGAGGGGCGTGCGCTGTTGTCAGCCATGCGCTTTCCGTTCAAAGCACTGACAGGCAAAGCTGCCGCGAAGGAGTCGTGA
- the rpmJ gene encoding 50S ribosomal protein L36, producing MKVRTSVKKICRKCKVIKRNRVVRVICDAEPRHKQRQG from the coding sequence GTGAAAGTCAGAACATCAGTTAAGAAAATTTGTCGTAAGTGCAAAGTTATCAAGCGTAACCGTGTGGTGCGTGTGATCTGTGATGCAGAACCTCGACACAAGCAACGCCAGGGCTAA